CTTAACGACGTTGTAATTTGATTTGCGATGGTGGTAGAAAATGCCAATGGCCCATTGATAGATTCTTGTAAATGTCCGCGAGAGCTCGCTTGTTCGAACAAAATACCTATGCTGCCATGTAAATCAGGGTAGGTACTGCCCTTACCGGCGTAAAAGTCGTCAAATGCCTCTTCCGAGAAATACAGCTTCCCTTGTTTATCAAAGGCTTTGGCGTGATAAGCCGCCAGCGCTTCGGTTAAGGTTACGTTCTCATCCGGCGTAATTGGGTTTTTACGCGAGCGTACACCTGGCTGAAAAAAGTAGGTACTATCGGTGCCCATTTCATGAAAGTCGGTAAGAATATGCGGGCGCCAGCGGTGAAATTGCTTTATACGCGCTTGGGACTCAGGGTGAGCCAACAACAACCAGTCGCGATTTAAGTCAAACCAATAGTGGTTTGTGCGCCCTGATGGCCAGCCTTCATCATGTTCACGGGTATTACTATCTGCAACAAGTTGCTTTCCTCTGTGCATATTCGCCCATTGCGCGAAACGAGATAACCCATCGGGGTTGAAAGATGGGTCTAACAGCACAATATTGTTGTTCAGTAACGCATCGATTCGCGTACCTTGCCCAGCGGCTAAGTAGTAAGCTAGGGCTAATGCAGCATTGGAGCCTGAAGGCTCATTACCGTGAATGCTGTAACCCATATAGAAAATAAGTGGCGCACCCGCTTTTACTTTATTGCCTGAATTCATGGCATCGATATGCGCGGTACGCATACTTTCTATGTTAGGGCGGTTCGACGGTGCAGTAATGGTAAGTAGCAATAGCTCACGATTTTCATGGGTTCTACCGGTGACTTCTAATGAAATACGGTCGGAATGATCAGCGAGTACACGCATGTAGTGGGTTAGTTGATCGTGACGCACGTGCCACTGACCAATGTTCGCACCCAGTACTGATTCTGGCGTAGGAATATCTGGATTGTATGTCACATCGGTTGGTAAATAGGCCTGAACCGGTTTACCGCCCTTATCGAGAGTCACCATATTGGCATTTGCCGAAGCACATACGCACAAGGCGGTTAACACGATAAATGGCGCAAACCATTTTTGAAAATTCGAGTTTGAGGCGGTGCGAACCAAAGTTGCGAGCATAGTGATATCCGTCTTGTCGTTATGCGGTTACATCGAAACTAGTCAATACTTGACTGTTTTAGTCAGGTAAATTTGTTATCATAAACCAAATTTTAAATTAATAGGACTTACTGATGATTACTATATCAGAAGAAGCCCAGGCTCACTTCGTAAAACTGTTGGATAAACAAGAGACTGGCACAAATATTCGTGTATTCGTCGTAAATCCGGGCACATCAAGCGCCGAGTGTGGCGTGTCCTATTGTCCGCCAGATGCCGTTGAAGAAACTGATACTCGTTTAGAGTTCAATGGCTTCAATGCAGTGGTAGATGAAGAAAGTGTTCCATTTTTACATGAAGCAGAAATTGATTATGTCACCGATCAAATGGGATCTCAGCTTACGCTTAAAGCGCCAAATGCTAAAGCACGCAAAGTCGCTGATGATGCGCCTTTGGCTGAACGCATAAGGTACATGATTGAAGCTGAAATCAACCCTCAACTTGCTAGCCATGGCGGCCAAGTCATGTTGGCTGAACTTACCGAAGATGGCTTTGCTATTCTTCAATTCGGCGGCGGCTGTAATGGCTGTTCTATGGTTGATGTCACGTTGAAAGACGGCATAGAAAAGCAAATGCTTGAGCAATTTGCTGGGGAACTAAACGGTGTTCGTGACGCTACTGAACATGAAGCCGGTGAGCATTCTTACTACTAAGATGTTGTATCTCAACTATGTTTGATGTGCACAAAAGCTGGCGACGATTTAAATTAGGCCTTGCCTTGTTCGTTGCTGGCGTTGTGCAGCTTTTCACGTTAAGCCACTTAAGCACCTTCCTTTACTATTATTCTGTTACCACCTTGCTGGTAGGCTTTGTCATTGCCATGTCTGGCTATATAGGCATTTTCATGCAGCGTTTCGCCTTTTTAAAAGACAAGAAAATCCCCCCTAGTTTTAAAGACGATTAGTCAATTTCCTCTCGCTTTTCATTCATACGTTTTCTTACATACTTTTGCTAATTCTCACGTTCAATGACCTTGTACTGGGCCGCTGATTGCACGTAGTCTAGTATTTATAACCTTACATTGGTTGTTCTTAACGTCATGTTTGTGGCAGTTTTTGTTACGTTTTCTGTCGTGCTTATTAGAGGGGGCTTAGATGAAAACCATTGGGCTTATTGGCGGTATGAGTTGGGAATCAACGGTTAGCTACTATCAAGAAATCAACCGGCTGGTGAATAGCCAACTTGGGGGACTACACAGTGCAAAAATATGCCTCTACTCGGTTGATTTTGCCGAGATAGAAGCTTTCCAGCGCAGTGGTGAGTGGGATAAAGCCGCCGATGCGTTGAAGCACGCTGCACAGTCATTAGAAGATGCCGGCGCCGACTTTCTCCTTATATGTACCAACACCATGCATAAGGTCGCTGCACAGGTAGCAAGCGCAGTAGCCATTCCTTTGTTGCATATTGCCGATGCCACCGGCGTGGCCCTGTGTGAAAACGCGGTCAAAAAAGTGGGCTTGCTAGGCACCCAATTCACCATGGAACAGGCATTTTACAGCGAACGATTAGCGCAACAGTTTGATTTAGATGTAGTCGTGCCAAATAGTGACGACAGACTAGTCGTACATAAAATTATTTATGAGGAATTATGCAAAGGGGTTATTTGTGAAAAATCCCGTGACGCGTATATTGATATTATCAACAAATTAAAGGCGCAAGGTGCACAGGCCGTTATTTTAGGTTGTACCGAAATTGCCTTGTTGGTAAAGCAGTCAGACACTGATATGCCTCTTTACGACACCACAGCGCTCCATGCTGCTGAGGCTGTAAAAATGGCGCTAGAATAATCAGATAACAATATTTTGCCGATAAAAAGGAAATGCTATGTTTAGTCATGTAATGATTGGCGCGAACGACATTGAAGCCTCGAAGAAATTTTACGATGCCTCTCTTGCTGTATTTGGATACGATGAAGGTGTTTACGATGAACACGGGCGTGTTTTCTACTTCACTCCGAAAGGAGTATTAGCCCTTACCAAGCCAATTAACGGCGAAGCCGCTACCCACGGGAATGGTTCAACGATTGGTCTTGCTGCGGCAAACCCTGGGCTTGTTGATGAATGGCATAAAGTGGGCGCAGCCAATGGCGGTGTTCCTTGTGAAGATCCTCCCGGCATTCGTGGTACAGAAGAACGCCAGTTGTACCTTGCGTATTTACGCGACCCTTCTGGCAACAAACTATGCGCAACTCACTTCGTTAAGAAATAGCCGAGAGTTTGCACACAGCCTTGAGCTTATTAACAGCCCTGAGCGTGGAAACAGCCTTGAGCTTATAAACAGCCTTGAGCGCATAAACATCTACGATAAGCTCGCCAGTGCTACACTGGCGAGCGATTAGTCAAAATAGGTAAGCGACCATGACACCAGCAGAAACCGGCCTTGCTTACGATCAAATTACCCAGCGCTGGACTCGCCCAGAGTTTAATCGTAATAATGGTATTGCTCAGCATAAGGTCGCATTATCATTTCTTGACGTATTTACCTCAGAACATTACTCCCCCCAAGCAACGTCAAACCCACCGTCCTTAGCCCTTGATGTAGGGTGCGGATGTACGGGTAGATTTATTGATTTACTGCATGACAACGAGTTTGTTGTAGAGGGCGTTGATATCTCAAATGAGATGCTGGCGTTAGCCAGAGAAAGGCACCCTAACAACACATTTTATTTTGGTGATATTTGCACCTTCGACTTACCCCATCAGTACCGCTTTATCAGCGCTTGGGACTGTCTGTGGCACGTACCACTTCACAGCCAAGCGGCACTAATTACCAAACTTTGCAATGCATTACGGCCAGGTGGGGTATTGATATTTAGTTGTGGCGGTGTGGATGAACCCGGCGAACATACCAACACCATCATGGGGCCTGAAGTTTATTACGCTTCACTAGGTATCAACGGTTATGTACGCCATATTATCGAAGCCGACTGCTTTATTCGGCATATTGAATACGGGCAGCTGCCCGAGTTTCATACCTATTTTGTGGTGCAAAAAGCAATACCGCAAAAATAGTCGGGTATTATTTTATTCAACTTTGTATTGTTTGCTTAACTTAAATAATGCTAGTAACGAATGAACCCTTTATATCTTCGCCTCGATAAGGTTGCCGACGCCATTACAAAAGCGCCCGAGCGTGCCAGTGATCTTAGCCAACTTGCCTCGCTCGCGTGTACCTCTGAGTACCATCTTCACCGCGCATTTAACGCAAAGTTTGGTATTAACATTGGCGACTACGCTAGACAGCTTCGGCTGCACGAAAGTGCGTATAAATTAGCGTTTCGGCCACACAAACGCATACTGGATATAGCGATAGAAGCGGGATTTAGTTCCCATGAAGGCTATGCCAGAGCCTTTAAAAAACACTATCGCCTGTCGCCTTCAAGTTTTCGAAAAACACCTAACGTTGAAGCGCTACATCAAGGCACCCTCGTCACCTCGCGATTAAACGCAAACGAAAAAGGAACTTCGGTATTTATGAACGCTTCACATAACGTAAATAGCGCTTCTGAAAATCATCAACTCGATGTGTCAGTGATTCAATTTCCAGCCTTGGACATTGCAATGATGATGCATGTTGGCCCACCTAGCCGCATTATGAGCACGGTAAGTGAATTTATTACGTGGCGCAAAGAAAACAAGCTACCGCCTTCTACCAGCCGCACTTTCAACTTACTGTATGATGACCCTTACAACACGCCACATGAGTCTTACCGGTTTGGTGTGGCGTGCCAAATTTTTGGGCCTATTACTGCACCTATTACTGCGCCTAGCAGCCAGCCCGCAAAAACAAGCGACCCTATCGCCACGCAGCCGTCTACGGATACCAATCACGCTAACGTCATCACTACTACCATACCGGAAGGTTACTGCGCTAAAGTCCGCCATATTGGCACCGATGCAGCGCTAGGGGCGGTGGTGCACGGTTTATATCACCAGTGGTTGCCTGATACACAATTTGAACTAAGAGACTTTCCTATTTTTTTAGAGCGTATTCGCTTTTTCCCCGACGTAGCCGCACATGAAGCCGTTACCGATATATTTCTGCCTATCGAGATTGCCAAGTGATGTGGCTTTTTCCTTTGGCTAGGCTTAATTTGGTTTAAACTAGCTGTCGCACAATGCATTGCGCTGACTTAGCCGTTCGAAGCTCCATCCAAGCGTAATACCACGGGCAAGTAAGAACGCCAACAATGCATACCACAAGCTGATATTGCCGAGAGACTGAGTAAAAAACCATACAGGGAAATATACTGCAAGCGCGCTAATAATCATGGTGTCGCGCAT
The nucleotide sequence above comes from Alteromonas naphthalenivorans. Encoded proteins:
- the nfuA gene encoding Fe-S biogenesis protein NfuA; this encodes MITISEEAQAHFVKLLDKQETGTNIRVFVVNPGTSSAECGVSYCPPDAVEETDTRLEFNGFNAVVDEESVPFLHEAEIDYVTDQMGSQLTLKAPNAKARKVADDAPLAERIRYMIEAEINPQLASHGGQVMLAELTEDGFAILQFGGGCNGCSMVDVTLKDGIEKQMLEQFAGELNGVRDATEHEAGEHSYY
- a CDS encoding class I SAM-dependent methyltransferase codes for the protein MTPAETGLAYDQITQRWTRPEFNRNNGIAQHKVALSFLDVFTSEHYSPQATSNPPSLALDVGCGCTGRFIDLLHDNEFVVEGVDISNEMLALARERHPNNTFYFGDICTFDLPHQYRFISAWDCLWHVPLHSQAALITKLCNALRPGGVLIFSCGGVDEPGEHTNTIMGPEVYYASLGINGYVRHIIEADCFIRHIEYGQLPEFHTYFVVQKAIPQK
- a CDS encoding aspartate/glutamate racemase family protein, with protein sequence MKTIGLIGGMSWESTVSYYQEINRLVNSQLGGLHSAKICLYSVDFAEIEAFQRSGEWDKAADALKHAAQSLEDAGADFLLICTNTMHKVAAQVASAVAIPLLHIADATGVALCENAVKKVGLLGTQFTMEQAFYSERLAQQFDLDVVVPNSDDRLVVHKIIYEELCKGVICEKSRDAYIDIINKLKAQGAQAVILGCTEIALLVKQSDTDMPLYDTTALHAAEAVKMALE
- a CDS encoding VOC family protein translates to MFSHVMIGANDIEASKKFYDASLAVFGYDEGVYDEHGRVFYFTPKGVLALTKPINGEAATHGNGSTIGLAAANPGLVDEWHKVGAANGGVPCEDPPGIRGTEERQLYLAYLRDPSGNKLCATHFVKK
- a CDS encoding AraC family transcriptional regulator, with product MNPLYLRLDKVADAITKAPERASDLSQLASLACTSEYHLHRAFNAKFGINIGDYARQLRLHESAYKLAFRPHKRILDIAIEAGFSSHEGYARAFKKHYRLSPSSFRKTPNVEALHQGTLVTSRLNANEKGTSVFMNASHNVNSASENHQLDVSVIQFPALDIAMMMHVGPPSRIMSTVSEFITWRKENKLPPSTSRTFNLLYDDPYNTPHESYRFGVACQIFGPITAPITAPSSQPAKTSDPIATQPSTDTNHANVITTTIPEGYCAKVRHIGTDAALGAVVHGLYHQWLPDTQFELRDFPIFLERIRFFPDVAAHEAVTDIFLPIEIAK